The Ensifer canadensis genome has a segment encoding these proteins:
- a CDS encoding ABC transporter ATP-binding protein: MVIALSNLRKSYETAEGRLEVLRGVNLDLGQGDSVALTGESGSGKSTLLHLVAGLDRPDSGEIVIGDRDISKLNDRERAAYRRTEVGLVFQQFNLVPSLDVAANIAFHAKLAGRHDPLWENELVARLGIETLLTRYPEQLSIGQQQRVAIGRTLAARPGLLLADEPTGNLDEANGDAVLELMLSLSKATGSTLLLVTHSQRLADRLDRQVHLRSGKME; this comes from the coding sequence ATGGTGATCGCTCTTAGCAATCTTAGGAAATCCTATGAGACTGCCGAAGGGCGCCTTGAAGTGTTGAGAGGGGTCAATCTCGATCTCGGCCAGGGAGACAGCGTTGCCCTGACAGGGGAGTCTGGTAGCGGAAAGAGCACGCTCCTGCATCTCGTAGCCGGCCTCGACCGTCCAGACTCAGGCGAGATCGTGATCGGGGACCGAGACATCTCCAAGCTGAACGATCGGGAACGCGCCGCCTACAGGCGGACAGAAGTCGGCCTTGTATTTCAGCAGTTCAACCTTGTCCCGTCACTGGATGTGGCCGCGAACATCGCTTTTCACGCCAAGCTCGCGGGACGCCACGATCCCCTGTGGGAAAATGAACTCGTGGCCCGCCTAGGAATCGAGACATTGCTGACCAGATATCCCGAGCAGCTTTCCATCGGACAGCAGCAGCGGGTAGCGATCGGACGGACCCTTGCCGCGCGTCCCGGCTTACTCCTGGCGGATGAACCCACAGGAAACCTGGACGAGGCCAACGGAGACGCTGTTCTGGAACTGATGCTCTCGCTGTCGAAGGCAACCGGATCGACACTGCTTCTGGTGACACACTCGCAAAGGCTGGCGGATAGGCTCGACCGGCAGGTGCATTTGCGGTCCGGGAAGATGGAATGA
- a CDS encoding helix-turn-helix domain-containing protein codes for MFRSAREFGAAVREKRKGLGWTQTELAARSGTGERFIVELESGKPSCQLEKALIVARTVGIEIGDLRAAQMTPTAPDDDLGFLPTFGEGG; via the coding sequence ATGTTCAGGTCCGCACGCGAGTTCGGCGCCGCCGTTCGGGAAAAACGCAAAGGCCTCGGCTGGACCCAGACCGAGCTTGCCGCTCGCTCAGGCACGGGCGAGCGCTTCATCGTCGAACTCGAATCCGGCAAGCCGAGCTGCCAGCTCGAGAAGGCGTTGATCGTGGCGCGTACCGTCGGCATCGAGATCGGCGATCTCAGGGCAGCCCAGATGACCCCAACCGCACCGGACGATGACCTCGGCTTCCTGCCGACCTTTGGTGAGGGTGGATGA
- a CDS encoding type II toxin-antitoxin system HipA family toxin — MTTIFYETLPVARMTFEGEWRLDYDLSWKARRSAFPVSLTMPLRSGSVGADRLLPWLANLLPEAHLAEIGQRLKVSPQDIVGLLGHIGRDTAGALSIGEARKAGVNHEPIPDEQALERILNELPAKPFLVGERGVSMSLAGVQEKLPVFVDEEGKISIPVDGTPSTHIIKPDTRRLAGSVENEAFCLTLARACGLDAAETTIGAAGKRRYLLVKRYDRFTDPRGEIRRLHQEDLCQLTGHFPSQKYERSSTGRGVTLKMMFGAVSDLVSPAERLKLLDAVIFNVLICNSDSHAKNYSILIGAAGSAKMAPLYDLMCAAVYRQVDQSLPQAIAGRFHATDLRRSDWQELAKELGMSGASTIRRVEELAGLISSACEDVAPQIAAMAGDPTAVLVRIVHRVQKRCRRILAQAWG; from the coding sequence ATGACAACCATCTTCTATGAAACCCTTCCCGTCGCGCGCATGACCTTCGAAGGGGAATGGCGGCTCGACTACGATCTTTCTTGGAAAGCGCGCCGCTCGGCCTTCCCCGTCTCGCTGACCATGCCGCTGCGTTCAGGCTCCGTCGGCGCCGACAGGCTGCTGCCATGGCTTGCCAACCTTCTTCCGGAAGCACATCTCGCCGAGATCGGCCAGCGTCTGAAAGTATCTCCGCAGGACATTGTGGGCCTGCTTGGTCACATCGGGCGGGACACGGCAGGCGCGCTCTCCATCGGGGAGGCGCGAAAGGCGGGCGTCAACCATGAGCCAATTCCGGATGAACAGGCACTGGAACGGATACTCAACGAACTTCCGGCCAAACCCTTTCTGGTTGGAGAGCGCGGCGTCTCCATGTCCCTTGCGGGCGTGCAGGAAAAATTGCCGGTCTTCGTCGATGAAGAAGGCAAGATCTCCATACCAGTCGACGGAACGCCGTCGACCCACATCATCAAGCCGGACACCAGACGGCTTGCCGGAAGCGTCGAGAACGAAGCCTTCTGTCTCACCCTAGCACGGGCCTGCGGCTTGGACGCCGCAGAAACAACCATAGGCGCAGCCGGGAAACGACGCTATCTGCTGGTGAAGCGCTATGACCGCTTCACGGATCCGCGAGGCGAGATCCGCAGGCTGCATCAGGAGGACCTCTGCCAGTTGACGGGTCATTTTCCGTCACAGAAATATGAGCGATCCTCGACAGGTCGTGGCGTGACTCTGAAGATGATGTTCGGCGCCGTCAGCGATCTCGTTTCGCCTGCTGAACGCCTGAAGCTTCTCGATGCGGTAATCTTCAACGTGCTGATCTGCAACTCGGATTCACACGCCAAAAACTATTCGATCCTGATCGGTGCTGCAGGATCCGCAAAGATGGCGCCGCTCTACGACCTGATGTGTGCGGCGGTTTACCGCCAGGTGGATCAGAGTTTACCGCAGGCTATTGCTGGACGTTTCCACGCAACTGACTTGAGGCGTTCCGATTGGCAGGAACTGGCCAAGGAGCTCGGAATGAGCGGCGCATCGACCATCAGACGGGTGGAGGAACTTGCTGGACTCATCAGTAGCGCTTGTGAGGACGTCGCGCCGCAAATCGCGGCCATGGCTGGCGATCCGACGGCAGTTCTTGTTCGCATCGTTCATCGCGTTCAGAAGAGATGCAGGCGAATTCTGGCTCAGGCGTGGGGATGA